The Desulfovibrio fairfieldensis sequence AAGATTTTCCATACTGCGGAAGGCGGGTGTGTTATTTCGCCTAGCGCGGAGGCTCACAAGGCCCTGTCTCTTGCCCGCGCCCTTGCCCTCATCAATGATGATCACTACAATTTGGGCATCAACGGCAAAATGAGTGAACTCCATGCCGCAATGGGGCTGGCCTTTTGGGACGGAACAGATGCGGAAATCGAATGGCGCAAGCAGCTTTATGCAGTGTATGGCGAGGCTTTGAAAGATCTGCGCCCGATTCGTCCCGCCGTTCGTGAAGGGCTGGAGTGGAACTACGCCTATTATCCTATTCTTTTGCCTGATGAGCGCTGCCGTAGCCGAGTTGAACGATTCTTGTCTGTGCAAAACATTCATCCCAGACGATACTTTTATCTGTCTCTTAATACATTGTCATATTTGAAGAGTGAGTGGCGCAGTCCTTGCAATGTCGCTGAAGACGCTGCTAAGCGCGTTTTGTGCCTACCCATGTATGGAGAGTTGAGGAGGAAAATGTCTTGCATATGGCACAAAGCATACTCACAGCACTACGTAATGGCATATAGGAGATTCAATAATGGCTCATATTTTTCTTTACACTGATTTGAGCCCGTCGCGTCCCTGGCTTTTTGCGACGATATACGCCAATCTTACATTGCTATCCAAGTTTGGCCTTAAGCTTGGACCATTGGATCCATGGTCATGCGAACTCATCCCTTCTCACATGCTGTTTTGGAATCCCGTGCCTGAGAACGAGTCCCCACCTCCCGGCATGGCCCAGGGAATGGGGGAATTGAGTCAGAAAATTGAAGCCGGGCAGAACATACTGCTCATGTCATACTCGCCACACCTTCTGGCTCATCAGTCTCTGGCGCGTTTGTTACGAAGTCATGTTGACTTGAACAAGCACGAAGTTCGAGCTGTTTTCGTTGCAGGACGTCCTGTTTGTGTTTTTGAGCAGCGGTGGCGTGAGGCAAGAAAGACTCTATCGGAGGCTGTGGGGCAGGCATTCACCGAACAGTACAGAGCACTCTCCAGTATTATCATGGAAGCCCGCCGTGAGTGGGGAGAAAACAACGTCACACTGTTGCCCGATCTGTCAGACAGTCCCACAGCCGGACGGAGCGACGCTTTGGCCCAAAGTCTGTTTGCCGCTCTGGGCTGCCCGCCCCCGATTGTGCCTGATCCTCTGCCGCGTCATCCCCTGTTTTTGGATTCCCTTGAAGCGCGGCGCTTGAGTTGGGCTCTGGAGGTGCGGGATAACGCTTGGCCGAAGCTGGATGAAAGGCGGTTCTTGGACTGTCTGAGCATGATGGAACGGGATTGGGGCACAGCTCCCCTCAGTCCCAGGAAATTGCGGCAGATTCTGATACGGGAAGGCGCGGCGGACCAGCGCACACTTGAAACATTTTTGGAGTTGGCTCCCGGAAGCCTGGATTGCCCGGAGTGGCTGGCCACGCAGGCGGAAGCTGATTTTTTCTCTCCACTGCCCGGTGACAAAATCAAGGCCTTTGCGTCCGCCCTTCCCTCCGCTGTGCGCATCCCTTTGCGGCAACGCTATGCTCTTG is a genomic window containing:
- a CDS encoding DegT/DnrJ/EryC1/StrS family aminotransferase, yielding MATLSALLWLGCEPVFVDVEPNSFCLSSELLWQRLRNEPDISGALPVHIYDLACDVESLEDICREHGVTLVYDAAQAFGSCYKGRSLLGYSICGFLATKIFHTAEGGCVISPSAEAHKALSLARALALINDDHYNLGINGKMSELHAAMGLAFWDGTDAEIEWRKQLYAVYGEALKDLRPIRPAVREGLEWNYAYYPILLPDERCRSRVERFLSVQNIHPRRYFYLSLNTLSYLKSEWRSPCNVAEDAAKRVLCLPMYGELRRKMSCIWHKAYSQHYVMAYRRFNNGSYFSLH